The genomic interval ATTGCAGAGGATCTTGTGAAAGTTGGAATCAACGTCGAACCCAAGTACCCCGACTACTCCAAGTACGCAGACGACCTTTACGGTGGAAAATTCGATCTCATACTCAACAACTTCGTAACCGGTGTTTCTGCTACCATCTGGTCCTACTTCAACGGTGTGTTCTATCCGGATGCAGCAGAGTCTGAATACTCCTACTCCGGAAACTTCGGAAAGTACGCCAATCCTGAGGTCGAATCACTTCTCGACGAACTCAACAGAAGCAAAGACGATGCTAAAATTAAAGAAGTAGTAGCCAAGTTGTCAGAGATACTGCTCAAGGATCTGCCGTTCATTCCACTTTGGTACAACGGTGCATGGTTCCAGGCTTCCAAAGCTGTCTGGACTAACTGGCCAACGGAAAAGAATCCGTACGCTGTGCCGATAGGCTGGAACGGCTGGTGGCAGCTCACAGGAATCAAGACACTCTTTGGCATCGAAGCAAAGTAAAATGATGACCCCGCCCCTCGGGGCGGGGCTTTAAAAAAGAAGGAGGTAGGAGTCTTGAGAAAATATCTTACAAAGAAGATCCTGATCTACATCCTGACCTTCTTTTTTGCCGTCACAATTGACTGGGCTATTCCTCGATTCATGCCAGGAAATCCTATCAATTTTCTGATCTCCAGGTTTGCAGGGCTTCCAGACTCTGTCAAGGTCCTTCAAAGCTACTTCACTCAGGCTTTTGGCCTCGACAAACCCCTCTGGGAGCAGTACATCAACTTCTGGAAAGCACTTTTCAGAGGAGATCTTGGTATAAGCATCTACATGTATCCTCAGCCCGTTGCGAGAGTGATTGCTCGTGCCTTACCTTACTCGCTGGTGGTGCTTCTTCCAGCTGTTCTTCTGAGTTTTGCGATAGGGAACAGGTTTGGAGCTTTCGTTGCGAGGAAGAAGAGACTCGATAACTTTGCGCTGCCTGTTTTTTACACTCTGACAGCATCTCCTTATTTCTGGTTTGGTATCTTACTTGCCTGGATATTCGGTGTGGTTATATCTCTGTTTCCCCTCGCAGGTGCTTACAGCTTTGGAATAACACCCTCATTCTCCTGGAAGTTCATACTCGATTTTCTACACCACTGGGTACTTCCATTCGGTTCTCTGTTCCTCGTGATGCTCGGAGGCTGGGCAATAGGTATGAGAAACATGATCATCTACGAACTGGAAGCGAACTATTCCAGATACCTCGAGGCACTCGGATCTTCTCAGAGACTCATCAGAAGATACGCTTACAGGAACGCCATCCTACCACAGGTCACAGGTCTTGCCATCCAGCTCGGAACGGTGGTCGCGGGTGCTCTTACGACGGAAATCGTCTTCTCCTACCCCGGTATAGGGTACATCCTCATGCAGGGGATTTTGAACCAGGATTATTTCCTGATTCAGGGGTGCTTTCTGTTCATCATCCTTGGGGTGCTTCTTGCCAACTTCCTCGTTGATATCTTCTATGTGATCATAGATCCCAGAATAAGAAAATCCTACTCGGGAGAGGTTTGATAGCCATGACGAGAAAAGAATTCGTCCATTTCTTCTTGAAGAATAAAAAGGTCATCTTTGCCATATGTGTGTACGCTGGGTTGATCATCCTGGCTCTGGTAGGACCCTACCTTTCACCTTATAAAGATCCCCTTGCTTTTGTGGGACCTGGATATCAACCTCCGAGCAAAGAGCACTGGCTCGGGACCAACACTTTCGGTCAAGACATTTTCACCCAACTCGTCTACGGTCTCAGGAGTTCTCTGTTCGTTGGACTTCTTGGCGGAACCCTGGCAACGGCTATTGGGCTTCTTGTTGGTTTTGTTGCAGGATACAAGGGTGGATGGTTTGACGAGCTTCTCATGATGTTCACGAATATTCTCATGGTCATACCAACGCTTGCACTACTCATCATCATCGCAGCGTACCTTCCTTACAGAGGTGTATTCATTGAGAGTGTAATCATTGGATTCACAGCCTGGCCCTGGACCGCGAGAGCTGTCAGGGCGCAGACTCTCTCCTTGAAAACGAGAGAATTCGTTGATCTCGCAAGAATCACTGCGAGAAAGCCTATGAAGATCATCTTCGGTGAGATCATGCCCAACATGATGTCCTACGTTTTCATGGTGTTTATTCTCCAGTTCGGCGGTGCCATTCTTGCAGCTACAGGACTCGACTTCATCGGTCTTGGTCCAACAAGGGGCATCTCACTGGGAATAATGATGCAACAAGCCACATTGTGGAACGCCATACAACTCGGTATGTGGTGGTGGGCTATCACTCCAGGGGCTGTGATCACGCTCATGGTTGCGACCCTCTACGTCATGAATGCGGGTCTTGACGAAGTCTTCAATCCTAAACTCAGGGAGATGTGATAGGTGTGGCGGAAGTGGTACTGAACGTTAAAGATCTGAAAATCTACTACAGAACCCTCTACGGCTATGTTAAGGCCGTCGATGGGGTGAGTTTCGATATAAAAAGAGGAGAAATTCTCGGAATTGCGGGTGAATCCGGCTGTGGAAAGTCCACTCTTGGAAACGGTTTGATCCTTTTGAAACCTCCCATGAAGTACATGGGAGGAGAAGCAATTCTCGACGGAAAAAACATCATGACACTCTCACCGAGGGAATTAAGAAAGATCAGATATGAGAGGATTTCCATAATTCCGCAGTACGCAATGGATGCGATGAATCCCACAAAAAAGATAAAACAGATCATCGACGATCTTCTTCACGAACACGGTGAAAGTTTTGAGCGGAGGAAGGATCTCATCGAAGAAAGACTTGAAATTGTCAATCTTGGAAAGAAGGTTCTCAACATGTATCCGATCGAGCTCTCTGGAGGAATGAAACAGAGAATGGTGATGGTGATCTCTACCTTGATGAACCCCAACGTTCTCATAGCAGACGAGATCACTTCGGCTCTGGATGTAAGCTCCCAGAGATCCGTTATACAGATGCTCTACGAGATGAGAGAAAGAAAAATCATGGGTTCCCTTGCCTTCATAACTCATGACCTTTCCGTGCTCTATCAGATTGCAGACAAGGTGATGGTGCTCTACGCGGGAAGAGTAGCAGAAATCTCTCCAATGGCAGACATTGTTCAGGAACCCCTTCATCCTTACACCAAGATGCTTCTTTCTTCACTTCCGAAGATAGGTGTCAGATATTCCCAGACGAAGCTCAAGGGAATT from Thermotoga sp. Mc24 carries:
- a CDS encoding ABC transporter ATP-binding protein, with translation MIGVAEVVLNVKDLKIYYRTLYGYVKAVDGVSFDIKRGEILGIAGESGCGKSTLGNGLILLKPPMKYMGGEAILDGKNIMTLSPRELRKIRYERISIIPQYAMDAMNPTKKIKQIIDDLLHEHGESFERRKDLIEERLEIVNLGKKVLNMYPIELSGGMKQRMVMVISTLMNPNVLIADEITSALDVSSQRSVIQMLYEMRERKIMGSLAFITHDLSVLYQIADKVMVLYAGRVAEISPMADIVQEPLHPYTKMLLSSLPKIGVRYSQTKLKGIPGYPPSLLNIGPGCRFRDRCPYAFEKCEQDPPVFDVDGRKVSCWLFERGDAN
- a CDS encoding ABC transporter permease, whose product is MRKYLTKKILIYILTFFFAVTIDWAIPRFMPGNPINFLISRFAGLPDSVKVLQSYFTQAFGLDKPLWEQYINFWKALFRGDLGISIYMYPQPVARVIARALPYSLVVLLPAVLLSFAIGNRFGAFVARKKRLDNFALPVFYTLTASPYFWFGILLAWIFGVVISLFPLAGAYSFGITPSFSWKFILDFLHHWVLPFGSLFLVMLGGWAIGMRNMIIYELEANYSRYLEALGSSQRLIRRYAYRNAILPQVTGLAIQLGTVVAGALTTEIVFSYPGIGYILMQGILNQDYFLIQGCFLFIILGVLLANFLVDIFYVIIDPRIRKSYSGEV
- a CDS encoding ABC transporter permease is translated as MTRKEFVHFFLKNKKVIFAICVYAGLIILALVGPYLSPYKDPLAFVGPGYQPPSKEHWLGTNTFGQDIFTQLVYGLRSSLFVGLLGGTLATAIGLLVGFVAGYKGGWFDELLMMFTNILMVIPTLALLIIIAAYLPYRGVFIESVIIGFTAWPWTARAVRAQTLSLKTREFVDLARITARKPMKIIFGEIMPNMMSYVFMVFILQFGGAILAATGLDFIGLGPTRGISLGIMMQQATLWNAIQLGMWWWAITPGAVITLMVATLYVMNAGLDEVFNPKLREM